The following coding sequences are from one uncultured Fretibacterium sp. window:
- a CDS encoding flavodoxin, translating into MSKIMVVYWSGTGNTEKMAEAIAKGAEGKGATVECKNVANVSVADLAGYDVVAFGSPSMGVETIEEGEMEPFFAEALPGLKGKKVAIFGSYGWGDGEWLRTWADRCRNGGVTLMDDGLAVNETPDDAAVANCTAWGEKLAAF; encoded by the coding sequence ATGTCGAAGATTATGGTGGTCTACTGGTCGGGTACGGGCAATACCGAGAAGATGGCGGAGGCGATCGCCAAGGGGGCCGAGGGAAAGGGCGCCACGGTGGAGTGCAAGAACGTGGCGAACGTTTCCGTGGCCGATCTCGCGGGCTACGACGTCGTGGCCTTCGGGTCCCCCTCGATGGGCGTCGAGACCATCGAGGAGGGGGAGATGGAGCCGTTCTTCGCCGAGGCGCTTCCGGGGCTGAAGGGGAAGAAGGTCGCCATCTTCGGTTCCTACGGATGGGGCGACGGGGAGTGGCTGCGCACGTGGGCCGACCGCTGCCGCAACGGCGGCGTAACGCTCATGGACGACGGCCTGGCGGTCAACGAGACGCCGGACGATGCGGCTGTCGCGAACTGCACGGCCTGGGGGGAGAAGCTGGCGGCGTTCTGA
- a CDS encoding cupin domain-containing protein, with protein MLFKTTEQKSTVRREIQGGAGEARCLSAIPRGEGPAESRFKMVSRMTLEAGSSIGLHTHEMDEEIYIVLSGRGIYTDDDGSRREVGPGDVSLTMRGQRHGLEVSQEGPLTLMAVIAE; from the coding sequence ATGCTGTTCAAGACGACCGAACAGAAATCGACGGTAAGGCGCGAGATCCAGGGAGGAGCCGGAGAGGCGCGGTGCCTTTCCGCGATACCGCGCGGCGAGGGGCCGGCGGAGAGCCGCTTCAAAATGGTGAGCAGGATGACCCTTGAAGCGGGGTCGAGCATCGGGCTCCACACTCATGAGATGGACGAGGAGATATACATCGTCCTCTCCGGGAGGGGGATCTATACGGACGACGATGGGTCCCGGCGCGAGGTGGGGCCGGGCGACGTCTCCTTGACGATGCGGGGACAGCGGCATGGGCTTGAGGTGTCGCAGGAGGGGCCCCTGACGCTTATGGCCGTGATCGCGGAGTGA